The genomic DNA CGGCCAGGTACGCCTCGGTCTCCACCCCGTCCAGCGGCAGGTCCGGCGGGCACTGGAGCTGCGCCGCGCTCAGCCCGTGCTCGGCCAGCATCTTCTGGACCAGGTCCCGGTGGAAGGTCTCGCCCGAGTGGCTCGCGGCCGCGATCGCGAGGCGCTCCCCGTCCAGTTCCAGGCCGGCCCGCAGGATGCCCGCGGCCTGCATCGGCTTGTTGGACGAGCGGGGGAAGACGGGAGCCGTCACATCGCCGAGCGCCAGCTCCACGGAGCCGTCCGCGGCCAGCAGCACCAGGCTCCCCCGGTGCCGCCCCTCGACGAAGCCGGAACGCACGACCTCCGCGAGGACGGGCGGTACGGCGGACACGGCGGGAGCGGCGGGTATCGCGGGCGTGGCAGGGGCGGACATCGGCGGTGGCCTTCCGGGACGGGACGGGACCTGCCCGGGCGGCGGGCCGACCCGGTCTCCCGGGCGGGCCGGAGGTCTCCCTCCGGCCGCCTGGCGCGAAGGTCTCCCTCCGGGCCCGGCGCCGCGGCCGCCGGAATTCCCGGGGCCGCAGTGGCCACGGGCGGGCCCGGGATCGCCGGGGCCCGCCTTGTCACATGAGCAGGTCGTCTACTTGTGCTTCCCCTTCACGGTACCTGCGGGCGATCTCGGCGCTGCAATCGTCCGCCGTGCGCTGGAGCTGCTGGCGGCTGCGGGAGACCTGCCGCTCGTAGCGCACGAGGCGGCCCATTCCCGCGCCCAGCTCGTCGTCCGTCCGTGCTTCCAGGTCCGACAGCTCGACCTCGGCGAGCATCTCGGACGCCAGTCGCCGGGGCTCCTCGCCGTGCGGCGTGCCCACCGTCACATGGCGGGCCGACGAACGCTGCCGGGCGGGCGCGTCCGTGAGGATCTCCGAAAGCCGCTCCATGACCCCCGCCGGCGTGCCCCCCGCCGGTGCCGCGAGCCCACCGCGGCGCGCCAGCTCGGCCCGCAGGATGTCGATACGCCCCTGGAGCAGCCGCCGCACATAGCTGAGGTCGGCCTCGTCCCGCTGGGCGTCCCGGCGCAGCGTGCGCAGCTCCGGCAGCCGCAGCACGGACAGATCGGGCTCGGGCGGAGCCGCGGGCAGGGGGCTGTCCGTGCGCTGCACGGGCGGCCTGTGTGTGCCGACCCCGGGCAACTGCCCGGTACTCGTAATCGGTGTGCTCATCCGCCTCTACCGTCCCCTCGACCGGATTGTGGGAGCATCGTGCCATTCCAAGTGGCCGCTATGTGACCGAGTGCCCCCGATCGGCCCCAGATGGCGGGTTAAGGCTAATTAAGGAAACCCCCTGACGCCCCCTGACGGGGTCTGCTCACCCGCACGGCATGATGGCCCCCATGCGTGCGGTGGTGCAGAGGGTGGACGGCGCGAGCGTCGTCGTGGAAGGCGAGAACGGGCCGGAGACGGTCGGTGAGATCAACGGCGAGGGGCTCTGTGTCCTGGTCGGGGTCACGCACGACGACACCGAGGAGAAGGCGGCCCAGCTGGCCCGCAAGCTCTGGTCGGTGCGCATGCTGGCCGACGAGAAGTCGTGCAGCGACATCGACGCGCCGCTGCTCGTCATCAGCCAGTTCACTCTCTACGGGGACGCCCGAAAGGGGCGCCGCCCCACCTGGAACGCGGCCGCGCCCGGCGATGTCGCCGAGCCCCTCGTCGACGAGGTGGTCGCCCGGCTCCGCGCGCTGGGCGCGACGGTGGCGACGGGCCGGTTCGGTGCGCAGATGCGCGTATCACTGACGAACGACGGCCCGTTCACCGTACTGATCGAGAACTAGGGCAGAGCTTCAGGGTTCCAAAGCTCTGCGGTTCCGGGGCTCCGGGGCTCTAGGGCTCTACGACGACTTCCTGAGCGGCCGCCGTGTTGTCCGCCACCAGCGGTGCGTCCAGCGGCACGTTCCGCTTCACCAGGGCGAGGGCGATCGGGCCCAGCTCGTGGTGGCGTACGGACGTCG from Streptomyces avermitilis MA-4680 = NBRC 14893 includes the following:
- the dtd gene encoding D-aminoacyl-tRNA deacylase, with translation MRAVVQRVDGASVVVEGENGPETVGEINGEGLCVLVGVTHDDTEEKAAQLARKLWSVRMLADEKSCSDIDAPLLVISQFTLYGDARKGRRPTWNAAAPGDVAEPLVDEVVARLRALGATVATGRFGAQMRVSLTNDGPFTVLIEN